A genome region from bacterium includes the following:
- a CDS encoding crosslink repair DNA glycosylase YcaQ family protein, with protein sequence MAAHASLSESQARRLALKCQLLDGDAGLPPGKEGALRCVERLGYVQIDTVNVIERAHHHTLWTRVPDYRPEHLDALLAEDRKVFEYWGHAMCYLPLADFRFYLEKMRTFPAWASWQGRFLEKHAGLMEEVYARIRAEGPLAARDFGGTAQSKGWWEWKPAKIALDLLFTQGRLMVDRRERFQRFYDLTERVLPDWVDVTFPDEDERELFFTRRALAAHGVATLNDIRLHLRRSPKKRKCADRLVEEGEVIPVRVEGFSAELFALREVLDAMDDAPIEGLHLLSPFDNLVILRDRVKRLFGFDYALECYKPPAQRVMGYFALPILFREEFVGRVDAKADRKAKKLLVQGLWWGDGVRVGEELKRALKMKLEELAVFNGCGEVVERTKM encoded by the coding sequence ATGGCGGCACACGCGAGTCTCAGTGAATCCCAGGCGCGGCGGCTGGCCCTGAAGTGCCAGCTCCTGGACGGCGACGCCGGTCTGCCCCCCGGCAAGGAGGGGGCGCTCCGCTGTGTCGAGCGGCTGGGCTACGTGCAGATAGACACGGTCAACGTCATCGAGCGCGCGCACCACCACACACTTTGGACCCGTGTTCCTGATTACCGCCCGGAGCACCTGGACGCGCTCCTGGCGGAGGATAGGAAGGTTTTCGAGTACTGGGGCCACGCGATGTGCTACCTGCCGCTGGCGGATTTCCGCTTCTACCTGGAAAAGATGCGCACCTTCCCCGCGTGGGCGAGTTGGCAGGGCCGCTTCCTGGAGAAGCACGCCGGGCTCATGGAGGAGGTGTACGCACGCATCCGCGCCGAGGGCCCCCTGGCGGCCAGGGACTTCGGCGGAACGGCCCAGAGCAAGGGCTGGTGGGAGTGGAAACCGGCCAAGATCGCCCTGGACCTTCTCTTCACCCAGGGACGGCTCATGGTGGACCGCCGGGAGCGGTTCCAGCGTTTCTACGACCTCACCGAGCGGGTGCTGCCCGACTGGGTGGACGTCACATTTCCCGACGAGGACGAACGGGAGCTCTTCTTCACCCGCCGGGCGCTCGCCGCTCACGGAGTCGCCACTCTGAACGACATCCGCCTCCACCTGCGACGGTCGCCGAAGAAGCGGAAGTGCGCGGACCGGCTCGTGGAGGAGGGCGAGGTGATTCCCGTGCGGGTCGAGGGTTTTAGCGCGGAGCTCTTCGCCCTGCGGGAGGTGCTCGACGCGATGGACGACGCGCCGATCGAAGGGTTGCACCTCCTGAGCCCTTTCGACAACCTCGTCATCCTGCGGGACAGGGTCAAGCGGCTCTTCGGATTCGATTACGCCCTGGAGTGCTACAAGCCCCCGGCGCAGCGGGTGATGGGCTACTTCGCGCTGCCGATTCTTTTCCGGGAGGAGTTCGTCGGTCGGGTGGACGCCAAGGCGGACAGGAAGGCGAAAAAGCTGCTGGTGCAGGGGCTGTGGTGGGGGGACGGCGTGCGCGTCGGGGAGGAGCTGAAGCGCGCGCTGAAGATGAAGCTCGAGGAACTGGCCGTCTTCAACGGCTGCGGGGAGGTGGTTGAGCGGACGAAGATGTAG
- a CDS encoding SDR family oxidoreductase gives MTRGASVLVTGTSTGIGRAAALELARRGFSVYAGVRRSKDAENLLAAAEGKLSPVMLDVTRPEQIAEVARLIEAESGETGLHGLVNNAGINVSGPLEFLPPDDLRRQFEVNLFGQLAVTQALLPLLRKARGRVVNIGSVSGWSAMPLVGPYCASKFALRALNDSLRLELRPWGILVILVDPGPIATPIWDKAQDRREELGAETQASALYGPMIERALAFTAGTVAGAIEPERVAGTVIRALESRRPRARYLVGATLRSGPFVEKLPVRLRDWLIAKIILKDYK, from the coding sequence ATGACGCGGGGCGCATCAGTACTGGTCACCGGGACCTCGACGGGTATCGGCCGGGCCGCGGCCCTGGAGCTGGCGCGCCGGGGTTTTTCCGTCTATGCCGGGGTCCGGCGGTCGAAGGACGCCGAGAACCTCCTCGCCGCCGCGGAGGGGAAGCTGTCGCCGGTGATGCTCGACGTGACCCGGCCCGAACAGATTGCCGAAGTCGCCCGCCTCATCGAGGCCGAATCGGGCGAGACCGGGCTCCACGGCCTGGTCAACAACGCCGGAATCAACGTGTCCGGCCCGCTGGAGTTCCTGCCGCCCGACGACCTGCGCCGCCAGTTCGAGGTGAACCTGTTCGGCCAGCTCGCCGTGACGCAAGCCCTCCTGCCGCTTCTGCGGAAGGCGCGGGGCAGGGTGGTCAACATCGGGTCCGTTTCGGGCTGGAGCGCCATGCCGCTCGTCGGCCCCTACTGCGCCTCGAAGTTCGCTCTCCGGGCCCTGAACGACTCGCTGCGGCTGGAGCTGCGTCCCTGGGGTATTTTGGTGATTCTCGTGGACCCGGGGCCCATCGCCACGCCCATCTGGGACAAGGCGCAGGACCGACGGGAGGAACTCGGGGCGGAAACCCAGGCAAGCGCACTGTACGGCCCGATGATAGAGCGAGCCCTCGCGTTCACCGCCGGGACCGTGGCCGGGGCCATCGAGCCCGAAAGGGTGGCGGGAACGGTCATCCGCGCCCTCGAGAGCCGGAGGCCGAGGGCCCGCTATCTCGTCGGCGCCACCCTCCGGAGCGGTCCGTTCGTGGAGAAGCTCCCCGTCCGTCTCCGCGACTGGCTCATCGCCAAAATCATCCTCAAGGACTACAAATAA